From the Anaeromyxobacter dehalogenans 2CP-1 genome, the window CTCGCCGGCGACGCGCCGCTGCTCGCCGCCACGGTGAGCCGGCTCCCGCCGCTGTCGCGGCCCAGGGACACGTTCGTGGTGTGCGGGCCGAAGCACGCCGCCGCCGCCCGGCGGATGGTGGCGCAGCTCCCGAAGGAGAACTTCATCGTCGAGCCGTGCGCGCGGAACACCGCGCCCTGCGTGGGCCTCGCCGCCATCCACGTGGCCGCGAAGGACCCCCGCGGCGTCATCGCCATGCTGCCGGCCGACCACCACATCGGCCGGCCCCCGGCGTTCCGCGACGCGCTGGCCGCGGCCGCCCAGCTCGCCGAGGCCGGCTCCATCGCCACCATCGGCATCCGCCCCTCGCGCCCCGAGACCGGCTACGGCTACCTGAAGCTCGGGCCGCGCCTGGCCGCGCGCGCGAAGGGCAAGAAGCGGCTGGTGGCGCACAAGGTCGAGCGCTTCGTGGAGAAGCCGGACGTGGTCACCGCCGCGCGCTACCTCGCCGACGGCAGCTACCTCTGGAACTCGGGCATCTTCGTGTTCCGCGCCGACGTGATCCTGGACGAGATCCGCCGCGCCATGCCGGTGCTGGGCGAGCAGCTCGAGGCCATCCGCCGCACGCTCGGCACGCCGAACTACGCGCGCACGCTGAAGCGCGTCTTCCCCGACTGCCCGTCCATCTCCATCGACTACGGCGTGATGGAGAAGAGCCAGCGCATCGCGGTGGTGCCGGCCGAGTTCGGCTGGAGCGACGTGGGCAGCTTCGCCGCGCTCTCCGACGTCCGCGTCACCGACGACCTCGGCAACGTGGCGGAGGGCGACGCGCTCGTCATCGACGGCCGCAACAACGTGGTGCTGGCCGGGAAGGACCGGCCCATCGCGCTCATCGGCCTCGACGACGTCATCGTGGTGGACTCGGGCGACGCGCTGCTCGTGTGCCGCCGCGACCGGGCCCAGGACGTGCGCAAGGCGGTCGAGGAGCTGGGCCGCCGCGGCCGCGAGGAGCTCCTCTAGCGCGCCCCGCCCCCCGCGTCCCCGAGGGACGCGCGGCCCCCGGTCCGAGGTGCTATACAGCCGCCCGGCGGCCCGCCCCGGGGGGAACCGGGCGGCGCCGGCGCTCCCCGGGCACGGAGCCTGCCCGCGGCGCCTCACGTCACGACATTCACGACCGAGGACCGACCC encodes:
- a CDS encoding mannose-1-phosphate guanylyltransferase → MKIYPVIMAGGSGTRFWPLSRRNRPKQFLALAGDAPLLAATVSRLPPLSRPRDTFVVCGPKHAAAARRMVAQLPKENFIVEPCARNTAPCVGLAAIHVAAKDPRGVIAMLPADHHIGRPPAFRDALAAAAQLAEAGSIATIGIRPSRPETGYGYLKLGPRLAARAKGKKRLVAHKVERFVEKPDVVTAARYLADGSYLWNSGIFVFRADVILDEIRRAMPVLGEQLEAIRRTLGTPNYARTLKRVFPDCPSISIDYGVMEKSQRIAVVPAEFGWSDVGSFAALSDVRVTDDLGNVAEGDALVIDGRNNVVLAGKDRPIALIGLDDVIVVDSGDALLVCRRDRAQDVRKAVEELGRRGREELL